The following are from one region of the Ochotona princeps isolate mOchPri1 chromosome 15, mOchPri1.hap1, whole genome shotgun sequence genome:
- the USP44 gene encoding ubiquitin carboxyl-terminal hydrolase 44 encodes MDKCKHVGQLRLSQDHSILTPQKWHCVDCNTTESIWACLSCSHVACGRYIEEHALRHFQESGHPVALEVNEMYVFCYLCDDYVLNDNAAGDLKLLRSTLSAMKTQNYHCTTRSGRILRSMGTSDDSSLSHDGAQSLLQNEDQMYTALWHRRRMLMGKVFRIWLQQLPIRRKKQKEQSQEKTVTKREVKKRRHELEDPVKVELESVPPRKSLRLQGLAQSTTVEIVPIQGLPQTPPSPAKNEVSSTSEDAPLKKGSDSSVKRKPVVTPGVTGLRNLGNTCYMNSVLQVLSHLLIFRQCFLQLDLNQWLTVTAGDKSRSYKHPPATDAVAYQMNECQEKHIGHGRSRHSSLSSGLSGGASKSRKMELIQPREPSSQYISLCHELHTLFQVMWSGKWALVSPFAMLHSVWRLIPAFRGYAQQDAQEFLCELLDKIQHELETTGTSLPALIPSSQRKLIKQVLNVVNNIFHGQLLSQVTCLACDNKSNTIEPFWDLSLEFPERYQCNGKDNASQPCLVTEMLAKFTETEVLEGKIYVCDQCNSKRRRFSPKPVILTEAQKQLMICHLPQVLRLHLKRFRWSGRNNREKIGVHVGFEEILNMEPYCCRETLKSLSPECFIYDLSAVVMHHGKGFGSGHYTAYCYNSEGGFWVHCNDSKLNMCTMDEVCKAQAYILFYTQRVTENGNSKLSSPELLPSLSQCSNEEANTSSNEIFG; translated from the exons ATGGATAAGTGCAAACACGTCGGTCAGCTGCGGCTTTCCCAAGACCATTCCATCCTCACACCCCAGAAGTGGCATTGTGTGGACTGCAACACCACCGAGTCCATCTGGGCTTGCCTCAGCTGTTCCCATGTTGCTTGTGGGAGATACATTGAGGAGCACGCACTGAGACACTTTCAAGAAAGCGGTCATCCTGTTGCATTGGAGGTGAATGAGATGTATGTTTTTTGCTATCTTTGTGATGATTATGTTCTTAACGATAATGCAGCTGGAGACCTGAAATTACTACGAAGTACATTAAGTGCAATGAAAACCCAAAATTATCACTGCACCACCCGTAGTGGGAGGATTTTGCGGTCGATGGGTACAAGTGATGATTCTTCCCTGTCACACGATGGTGCTCAATCTCTGCTTCAAAATGAAGACCAAATGTATACTGCTCTTTGGCACAGGAGGAGGATGCTAATGGGCAAAGTCTTTCGAATCTGGTTGCAACAGTTACCCAttagaagaaaaaagcaaaaagaacaatCTCAGGAAAAAACAGTGACGAAAAGAGAAGTCAAGAAAAGACGACATGAATTAGAGGATCCCGTTAAAGTAGAGCTGGAAAGTGTGCCTCCAAGAAAGAGTTTACGTCTGCAAGGCCTTGCTCAGTCCACCACGGTCGAAATAGTTCCTATTCAAGGGTTACCACAAACTCCGCCATCACCAGCCAAAAATGAAGTATCGTCCACCTCAGAAGATGCGCCACTTAAAAAAGGCAGTGACTCCTCAGTTAAAAGAAAGCCAGTAGTAACTCCTGGCGTAACAGGACTGAGAAATTTGGGAAACACTTGCTATATGAATTCTGTTCTTCAAGTGTTGAGTCACTTACTTATTTTTCGACAGTGTTTTTTACAGCTGGATCTGAACCAATGGCTGACCGTGACAGCTGGTGACAAGTCCAGATCTTATAAGCACCCCCCAGCAACAGATGCTGTAGCCTATCAAATGAATGAATGCCAAGAAAAGCACATCGGCCATGGTCGTTCCAGACACTCGAGTCTGTCATCAGGATTAAGTGGTGGAGCatcaaaaagcagaaaaatggaaCTTATTCAGCCTAGAGAACCCAGTTCACAATACATTTCTCTTTGTCATGAATTGCACACTTTGTTCCAAGTCATGTGGTCTGGAAAGTGGGCCTTGGTCTCCCCATTTGCTATGTTACACTCTGTGTGGAGACTGATTCCTGCTTTTCGTGGTTATGCTCAACAGGATGCTCAGGAATTTCTTTGTGAACTTTTAGATAAAATACAACATGAACTAGAGACGACTGGTACCAGTTTACCAGCTCTTATCCCCTCCTCTCAAAGGAAACTTATCAAACAAGTTCTGAATGTTGTGAATAACATTTTTCATGGACAACTTCTTAGTCAG GTTACATGTCTTGCATGTGACAACAAGTCAAATACAATAGAACCCTTCTGGGACTTGTCACTGGAATTTCCAGAGAGATACCAATGCAATGGAAAAGATAATGCTTCCCAACCATGTCTGGTTACTGAAATGTTGGCCAAATTTACAGAAACTGAAGTATTAGAAGGAAAAATCTACGTATGTGACCAATGTAACT CAAAGCGCAGAAGGTTTTCACCAAAGCCAGTTATTCTCACAGAAGCCCAGAAACAGCTGATGATATGCCACCTGCCTCAGGTGCTCAGACTGCATCTCAAACGGTTCAG GTGGTCAGGACGTAATAACCGGGAGAAGATTGGTGTTCATGTTGGCTTTGAGGAAATCTTAAATATGGAGCCCTATTGCTGCAGGGAGACCTTGAAATCCCTCAGTCCAGAATGCTTTATCTATGATTTATCTGCTGTAGTAATGCACCATGGGAAAGGATTTGGCTCAGGACACTACACTGCGTACTGCTATAATTCTGAAGGAG GATTCTGGGTACACTGCAATGATTCCAAGTTAAACATGTGCACTATGGATGAAGTATGCAAAGCCCAAGCTTACATCTTGTTTTATACCCAGCGAGTTACTGAGAATGGAAATTCTAAACTTTCGTCCCCCGAGCTCCTGCCTAGTCTAAGCCAGTGTTCCAATGAAGAAGCCAATACCTCTTCTAATGAAATCTTTGGCTGA